In Tachysurus fulvidraco isolate hzauxx_2018 chromosome 11, HZAU_PFXX_2.0, whole genome shotgun sequence, one DNA window encodes the following:
- the wdr62 gene encoding WD repeat-containing protein 62: MAEGATLSGGLNITAFPRIKKTNSSNVTANTRRNSRQSHKRDIYSRVVLEKVLGITATSNSGLACDPNTGTVAYPAGCVIVLLNPKTNKQSHIFNTSRKTFSALAFSQNGKYLVTGESGHMPCVRVWDVTERTRVAEVQCHKYGVSCVAFSTNGSYIVSVGFQHDRTVSVWEWKRGTVIASNKVSSRVLAVSFSEDSSYFVTAGTRHVKFWYLDASKERRVNSTVPLIGRSGLLGEHQNSEFCDLACGRGTMSSSTYCITHTGLLCQFNSNRQLDLWVDLKTSSARCLSVSEAFIFCGGADGTVRVFSPQNLQYITTLHRPHCLGVDVSQGMQPKPEAEYPDTLALTHDPVTGHLMCVYNDHSVYVWDVHDVNNVEKVYSSLYHSACVWSVETYPELEDSAAALMPGSFLTCSSDNTIRLWNSDIQQNHSNLYSQDLVKIVYVDNDTGHLKAPPDKAEGSQDGKLGIRVLGISPDGQHLAAGDRSGNLRIYGLQIMDEFLRIEAHDSEILCLAFSPIETGVHLLASAGRDRLIHLFNMDKSYSLVQTVYDHSASVTAMKFTCVGPKVSMVSCGADKSIYFRSAEKTSQDLAFSRSHHVVEKSTLYDMDLDATLTHTAIACQDRNIRVYNVKSGKMKRCFKGSLTDEGPVLKVQLDPSGMFLATSCSDKSICVFDYETGECVATLFGHSEIVTGMKFSSDCKHLITVCGDSCVFVWRLCSQMTNSMRKRLAERKRRAGVRNLNMRDTCNQQAIRRETYITVPCSGVAKQKYEETNTCLEENEDIGEHHKTPSRLDTALGSLDIMMPQTNGRLPMWARRLGAGVGSSSSMDPQKVPQYQPQGRWAAQSDPFAIRSVLETRSLQLPLTDTPSRAEEDEDEDECVEENEGREVDFHPQSLNSLLDEEEGGDVDEEEDIERVSEQCSSLLQDTDLQYFSPRLSSSECNDYALYPANSTALSTIGEGEFDVKALEIDPEEEELSPDSACSAESDQVHSDQAHDHDTDSLSQASSIGSSGVEEEEDEEPATLLRQHYDSLAVGTNEKFNTDLRNLQPSNENFLNPRLSISTRFLSRFQSRLRGTVAGSRVCRPGVCLPSIPDDSSSSMEKTEDNSHLISKTCNSNTIRSDQKKNETALISKENKRDPNLIVPKPDNTTFDASKSPCQSDMDITDAKAKSSGERGVSSEQGNNHGGEMLWKASLPYQDHSVTQDSKEILSPRPSFTSKTHPPIPSLLLETPAQGNLSPRNTFHLDLSSTLPPAALNVVCGQSLVSPTEMKSLGKESRKQISCIEEKLTPKRPHRLSSGPLNAPVKDCCLVAPGIPMENTQSVAQWDKVKSAVPVPTVDGPNPIDPDDTINLQACKEIVNVLQHTMQKAATFYSKLQGISELSEQQMQMKSMLQEAFTGILQELHSLCPRDLNSAVAQLPEDSPGRQLRDDRAMALLERYSEMLLSRMAEKKLD, from the exons atggCGGAAGGAGCAACTCTTTCTGGGGGATTAAATATAACTGCTTTTCCCCggataaagaaaacaaacagcagcaatGTGACAGCGAACACACGACGAAACAGTCGGCAAAGCCATAAGAGGGACATTTACAGTCGG GTTGTTTTGGAGAAAGTTCTGGGTATCACTGCAACCAGCAACAGTGGTTTGGCCTGTGATCCTAACACAGGCACTGTGGCATATCCTGCAgg ATGTGTCATTGTTCTCCTGAATCCAAAGACCAACAAACAAAGTCACATCTTTAATACGTCAAG AAAAACCTTCAGTGCATTGGCATTCTCACAGAATGGAAAATATTTGGTCACTGGtgag AGTGGACACATGCCCTGTGTAAGAGTGTGGGATGTTACTGAGCGTACTCGAGTGGCAGAGGTCCAGTGCCACAAGTATGGAGTTTCCTGTGTTGCATTTTCTACAAATGGCAGCTACATTGTGTCTGTGGGGTTTCAGCATGACAGGACTGTCAGCGTCTGGGAATGGAAG AGGGGGACTGTTATTGCATCCAATAAAGTGTCTAGTCGTGTACTGGCTGTCTCCTTCTCTGAGGACAGTAGCTACTTTGTTACTGCAGGAACCAGACATGTGAAGTTCTGGTATTTGGATGCCTCTAAGGAGAGACGT GTGAACAGTACAGTACCCCTGATTGGTCGATCAGGATTGCTAGGAGAGCATCAGAATAGTGAATTCTGTGATTTGGCATGTGGTCGTGGCACTATGTCTAgcagcacatactgtatcacCCATACAGGTCTGTTGTGCCAATTCAACAGCAACCGACAGCTGGATTTATGGGTTGACCTCAAA ACGTCTTCAGCACGCTGTCTATCTGTGAGCGAAGCTTTCATTTTTTGTGGTGGTGCAGATGGCACAGTACGGGTATTTAGCCCCCAAAACTTACAATACATCACCACACTGCATCGGCCCCACTGTCTAGGAGTTGATGTGTCTCAGGGCATGCAGCCTAA GCCAGAGGCAGAGTATCCAGATACCTTGGCCCTGACACATGACCCTGTGACCGGCCATctgatgtgtgtatataatgaccacagtgtgtatgtttgggaTGTGCATGATGTCAACAATGTAGAGAAGGTCTACTCTTCTCTGTACCACAGTGCTTGTGTCTGGAGTGTTGAG ACCTACCCAGAGTTGGAAGATTCAGCTGCTGCTTTAATGCCAGGATCTTTCCTTACCTGTTCATCTGACAACACCATTCGTCTTTGGAACAGTGATATTCAGCAAAACCACTCTAACCTCTACAGTCAG GACTTGGTGAAGATTGTGTATGTGGATAATGACACTGGGCACCTTAAGGCCCCACCAGATAAAGCAGAGGGTAGCCAAGATGGCAAATTGGGAATCAGAGTCCTAGGAATCAGCCCTGATGGCCAGCACCTGGCAGCTGGAGATCGTAGTGGAAACCTGCG GATCTATGGGCTTCAGATCATGGATGAATTTCTGAGGATTGAGGCTCATGATTCTGAGATTTTATGTCTGGCCTTCTCTCCCATAGAGACTG gtGTGCACCTGTTGGCCTCAGCCGGTCGTGATCGACTCATACATCTATTTAATATGGACAAAAGCTACAGTCTTGTACAGACTGTTTACGACCATTCGGCATCTGTGACTGCCATGAAATTTACAT gTGTAGGTCCAAAGGTGTCCATGGTAAGCTGTGGTGCTGACAAAAGCATTTACTTCCGCTCTGCTGAAAAG ACTTCTCAGGACCTGGCTTTCTCGAGGTCACATCATGTGGTGGAGAAAAGTACATTATATGACATGGACCTGGAtgccacactcactcacactgctATTGCATGTCAAGATCGCAACATAag AGTGTACAATGTGAAGAGTGGCAAGATGAAAAGGTGCTTTAAGGGCTCCTTGACTGATGAAGGCCCAGTGCTTAAG GTCCAACTGGATCCTTCTGGGAtgtttctggccaccagttgcTCAGACAAGAGCATCTGTGTGTTTGATTATGAGACTGGGGAGTGTGTGGCAACATTATTTGGGCATTctg AAATTGTTACTGGTATGAAATTCAGTTCAGACTGCAAGCATCTAATCACGGTCTGTGGTGATAG ttgtgtgtttgtgtggcgaCTGTGCTCTCAAATGACTAACTCGATGAGGAAGAGACTGGCAGAGAGGAAACGGAGAGCAGGAGTGAGGAACTTGAACATGAGAGATACCTGCAACCAACAAGCCATTAG GAGAGAAACCTACATCACAGTACCATGCAGTGGGGTGGCTAAACAAAAATATGAAGAAACAAACACCTGCTTGGAGGAAAATGAAGACATTGGGGAACATCACAAGACTCCATCCAGGCTAGACACTGCTTTGG GAAGTCTTGATATTATGATGCCACAGACCAATGGCCGACTCCCTATGTGGGCCCGCAGATTG GGTGCTGGAgttggcagcagcagcagtatgGATCCACAAAAAGTCCCTCAGTACCAACCACAGGGGCGTTGGGCTGCACAGTCTGATCCATTTGCTATTCGTTCTGTTTTGGAGACCAGGAGCCTACAGCTTCCTCTCACTGACACTCCCAGCCGAGCAgaggaggacgaggacgaggacGAATGTGTAGAAGAGAACGAGGGGCGTGAAGTCGACTTTCACCCTCAGAGTCTAAATAGCCTTTTAGATGAAGAAGAGGGTGGTGATGTAGATGAAGAGGAAGACATTGAGAGG GTGTCTGAACAGTGTAGTTCTTTGCTTCAAGACACAGATTTGCAGTATTTTAGCCCAAGGCTGAGCTCTTCAGAGTGCAATGACTATGCTCTGTACCCAGCTAACAGCACTGCTCTATCCACCATAGGAGAGGG AGAATTTGATGTGAAGGCACTTGAAATTGACCCAGAAGAAGAGgagctgagtcctgacagtgcCTGCTCAGCTGAGAGTGACCAGGTGCACAGTGACCAGGCCCACGACC ATGACACCGACTCGCTCAGTCAGGCGAGCTCCATAGGTAGTTCTGgagtggaggaagaggaggacgaAGAGCCTGCAACTCTATTACGCCAACACTATGACTCTTTAGCAGTGGGAACTAATG AAAAATTTAATACAGACCTGCGCAATCTGCAGCCTTCTAATGAGAACTTCCTTAATCCTCGTCTAAGCATTTCTACCCGTTTCCTCTCACGCTTCCAGAGCCGCCTACG TGGTACAGTGGCAGGAAGTCGTGTGTGCAGACCTGGAGTTTGCCTGCCTAGTATTCCAGATGATTCCAGTAGCAGCATGGAAAAGACTGAG GACAATTCACACCTAATTTCTAAGACCTGTAATTCAAACACCATAAGAAGTGATCAGAAGAAAAATG AGACAGCATTAATCTCTAAAGAGAATAAAAGGGATCCAAACTTAATTGTCCCTAAACCCGACAACACAACCTTTGATGCCTCAAAATCTCCCTGTCAGAGTGACATGGATATTACTGATGCCAAGGCTAAATCTTCAGGTGAGAGAGGTGTGAGCTCAGAGCAGGGAAATAATCATGGAGGTGAGATGCTCTGGAAAGCCTCGTTGCCCTATCAAGACCATAGTGTGACTCAAGACAGTAAAGAAATCCTCTCTCCTCGACCGTCTTTTACCTCAAAGACACATCCTCCAATCCCATCACTACTTCTGGAAACTCCTGCTCAGGGTAATCTCAGCCCCCGTAACACCTTCCACTTGGACCTGTCTTCCACTTTACCACCTGCTGCCTTGAATGTTGTGTGTGGACAGTCTCTGGTGAGTCCAACAGAGATGAAATCGCTAGGAAAAGAGAGCCGGAAGCAGATCAGTTGCATTGAGGAGAAACTGACACCCAAGAGGCCCCACAGACTCTCATCTGGCCCTCTGAATGCACCTGTTAAAGACTGCTGTCTTGTAGCACCAGGAATTCCTATGGAAAATACACAATCAGTGGCTCAGTGGGACAAAGTAAAATCAGCAGTACCAGTGCCTACAGTAGATGGACCTAACCCTATAGACCCAG ATGATACTATAAATCTGCAGGCATGTAAGGAGATTGTGAATGTGCTTCAGCACACCATGCAGAAAGCAGCCACCTTTTACAGCAAA TTGCAGGGCATCAGCGAGTTGTCAGAGCAGCAGATGCAGATGAAGAGCATGCTACAGGAGGCATTTACTGGGATTCTACAGGAGCTTCACTCTCTTTGTCCTCGGGATCTGAACTCTGCTGTCGCTCAACTTCCAGAAGACTCTCCAGGTCGTCAGCTTAGGGATGATCGTGCTATGGCCCTGCTGGAGCGATACTCTGAGATGCTTCTTTCGCGAATGGCTGAAAAGAAATTGGACTAA